In Niveispirillum cyanobacteriorum, the following proteins share a genomic window:
- the lon gene encoding endopeptidase La: MLDIPRGVLYPVLPLRDIVVFPHMIVPLFVGREKSVRALEDVMKDDKQILLVTQKNASQDDPTPADIFSVGTIGTVLQLLKLPDGTVKVLVEGGKRAAITKFGDNEDFFQAYAELIDEKVGEPQELEALSRAAVSQFEQYIKLNKKIPPEVLVSINQIEEPGKLADTIASHLQLKIPEKQQLLETPTVAERLERVYAFMEGEIGVLQVEKRIRNRVKRQMEKTQREYYLNEQMKAIQKELGEGEDGKDEVAEIEEKIAKTKFSKEAREKALAEVKKLRTMSPMSAEATVVRNYLDWMLSIPWKKRSKVKKDIKGAETILNADHHGLEKVKERILEYLAVQQRMDKVKGPILCLVGPPGVGKTSLGKSIAKATGRNFVRMSLGGVRDEAEVRGHRRTYIGSMPGKVIQGMKKAKTSNPLFLLDEIDKLGADWRGDPSSALLEVLDPEQNSTFSDHYLEVDYDLSDVMFVCTANSLRMPQPLLDRMEIIRLAGYTEDEKVEIAKRHLIEKQVTDHGLKAGEFTITDDALRDVIRYYTREAGVRSLEREIANLARKAIKEILMKGLDKVKVTPKNLEKFAGVKRFRFGEAELEDQVGATTGLAWTEVGGEILTIEAVMLRGKGRIQTTGKLGDVMKESVQAAESYVKANALKFGIKPTLFEKRDIHVHVPEGATPKDGPSAGVAMITTIVSVLTGIAVAKDIAMTGEITLRGKVLAIGGLKEKLLAALRAGIKRVLIPKDNEKDLAEIPDNVKKGLTIIPVSTVDEVLAHALVTAPVGIEWSEPEEVAQVPGKAGDEERDGVIRH, encoded by the coding sequence ATGCTGGACATCCCCCGCGGTGTTCTCTACCCGGTCCTCCCGCTGAGAGACATCGTCGTCTTCCCGCACATGATCGTCCCGTTGTTCGTGGGCCGCGAGAAATCCGTCCGCGCGCTGGAAGACGTGATGAAGGATGATAAGCAGATCCTGCTGGTCACCCAGAAGAACGCCTCCCAGGATGATCCCACGCCCGCCGACATCTTTTCTGTCGGCACGATCGGTACGGTGCTGCAGCTGCTGAAGCTGCCCGACGGGACCGTGAAGGTGCTGGTGGAGGGCGGCAAGCGCGCCGCCATCACCAAGTTCGGCGATAATGAGGATTTCTTCCAGGCCTATGCCGAACTGATCGATGAGAAGGTGGGCGAGCCACAGGAGCTTGAGGCCCTGTCGCGCGCGGCCGTGTCGCAGTTCGAGCAGTATATCAAGCTGAACAAGAAGATCCCGCCCGAGGTGCTGGTTTCCATCAACCAGATTGAGGAGCCGGGCAAACTGGCCGACACTATCGCCAGCCATCTCCAGCTCAAGATCCCTGAAAAGCAGCAGCTATTGGAGACCCCGACGGTCGCCGAGCGGCTGGAGCGGGTCTATGCCTTCATGGAAGGTGAGATCGGCGTGCTGCAGGTGGAAAAGCGCATCCGCAACCGCGTGAAGCGCCAGATGGAGAAGACTCAGCGCGAGTACTATCTGAATGAGCAGATGAAGGCCATTCAGAAGGAATTGGGCGAGGGCGAGGACGGCAAGGACGAGGTCGCGGAGATCGAGGAGAAGATCGCCAAGACCAAGTTCAGCAAGGAAGCCCGCGAAAAGGCCCTGGCCGAGGTCAAGAAGCTGCGCACCATGAGCCCGATGAGCGCGGAGGCCACGGTGGTGCGCAACTATCTGGACTGGATGCTGTCGATTCCCTGGAAGAAGCGCAGCAAGGTCAAGAAGGACATCAAGGGTGCCGAAACAATCCTGAACGCCGACCATCACGGTCTGGAAAAGGTCAAGGAACGTATCCTTGAATACCTGGCGGTCCAGCAGCGCATGGACAAGGTTAAGGGCCCGATCCTGTGCCTGGTCGGACCGCCGGGCGTGGGCAAGACGTCGCTGGGTAAGTCCATCGCCAAGGCCACGGGCCGCAATTTCGTGCGCATGTCGTTGGGCGGCGTGCGGGATGAAGCCGAGGTGCGCGGTCACCGCCGCACCTATATCGGCTCCATGCCCGGCAAGGTCATCCAGGGCATGAAGAAGGCCAAGACCTCCAACCCGCTGTTCCTGCTGGATGAGATCGACAAGCTGGGGGCCGACTGGCGCGGTGATCCGTCATCGGCACTGCTGGAGGTTCTCGACCCCGAGCAGAACAGCACCTTCAGCGACCATTATCTTGAGGTCGACTATGACCTGTCTGACGTGATGTTCGTCTGCACGGCCAACTCTCTGCGCATGCCGCAGCCGTTGCTGGACCGTATGGAGATCATCCGCCTGGCCGGTTACACCGAGGATGAGAAGGTGGAGATCGCCAAGCGTCACCTGATCGAGAAGCAGGTGACCGACCATGGGCTGAAGGCCGGCGAATTCACCATCACCGACGACGCCCTGCGCGACGTGATCCGCTATTACACGCGCGAAGCGGGCGTGCGTTCGCTGGAGCGTGAGATCGCCAATCTGGCGCGCAAGGCCATCAAGGAGATCCTGATGAAGGGTCTCGACAAAGTGAAGGTCACGCCCAAGAACCTGGAAAAGTTCGCAGGCGTGAAGCGCTTCCGATTCGGTGAGGCGGAGCTGGAGGATCAGGTCGGTGCAACCACCGGTCTGGCCTGGACCGAGGTTGGCGGGGAAATCCTGACCATCGAGGCCGTGATGCTGCGCGGTAAGGGCCGCATCCAGACCACGGGCAAGCTGGGTGATGTCATGAAGGAGTCGGTGCAGGCCGCCGAATCCTATGTGAAGGCCAACGCGCTGAAGTTCGGGATCAAGCCGACCCTGTTCGAAAAGCGCGACATCCATGTCCATGTGCCGGAGGGGGCAACCCCGAAGGACGGCCCGTCGGCCGGCGTGGCCATGATCACCACCATCGTCTCCGTCCTGACAGGCATCGCCGTCGCCAAGGACATCGCCATGACGGGTGAGATCACCCTGCGCGGCAAGGTTCTGGCCATTGGCGGTCTGAAGGAAAAGCTTCTGGCGGCGCTCAGGGCGGGAATCAAGCGCGTGCTGATTCCCAAGGACAATGAGAAGGATCTGGCCGAAATCCCCGATAACGTCAAAAAGGGCCTGACCATCATCCCGGTTTCAACCGTAGATGAGGTTCTGGCCCACGCTTTGGTGACGGCACCGGTCGGGATTGAGTGGTCAGAGCCCGAAGAAGTGGCTCAGGTGCCCGGAAAAGCTGGGGATGAAGAGCGGGATGGCGTGATTCGCCATTGA
- a CDS encoding HU family DNA-binding protein, translated as MNKNDLVAAVAEAAGLSKADANKAVDAVFDGITGALKKGDEVRLVGFGTFAVAERAASEGRNPRTGEKISIAASKQPKFKPGKGLKDALN; from the coding sequence GTGAACAAGAACGATCTCGTTGCCGCGGTCGCCGAAGCGGCTGGTCTGTCCAAGGCGGACGCGAACAAGGCCGTCGATGCGGTTTTTGATGGGATCACCGGCGCGCTGAAGAAGGGCGACGAAGTGCGTCTGGTTGGCTTCGGCACCTTCGCGGTCGCTGAACGCGCCGCTTCCGAGGGCCGCAATCCCCGCACCGGTGAGAAGATCTCCATCGCCGCTTCCAAGCAGCCGAAGTTCAAGCCCGGCAAGGGCCTGAAGGACGCGCTGAACTGA
- a CDS encoding NADH-quinone oxidoreductase subunit A yields the protein MSNPLLVQYLPILVFLAIATIVAGAMIAASLVVGKQKPDAEKLSAYECGFEAFEDARSKFDVRFYLVSILFIIFDLEVAFLFPWAVSLGDIGMFGFWSMMVFLGILTIGFIYEWKKGALEWE from the coding sequence ATGTCCAACCCGCTGCTGGTGCAGTATCTGCCGATCCTGGTCTTCCTGGCCATCGCCACAATTGTGGCCGGCGCGATGATCGCGGCCTCCCTTGTGGTGGGCAAGCAGAAGCCCGATGCCGAGAAGCTGTCCGCCTATGAGTGCGGCTTCGAGGCGTTCGAGGATGCGCGCAGCAAGTTCGACGTTCGCTTCTATCTGGTCTCGATCCTGTTCATCATCTTCGACCTGGAAGTGGCTTTCCTGTTCCCGTGGGCTGTATCCCTGGGTGATATCGGCATGTTCGGTTTCTGGTCGATGATGGTGTTCCTGGGCATCCTGACCATCGGCTTCATCTATGAATGGAAGAAGGGCGCGCTGGAGTGGGAGTGA
- a CDS encoding NuoB/complex I 20 kDa subunit family protein, translating to MMSSSNLVTTNTSPLPPGAAQEAYLNAVTTELNDKGFLVAKYDDLLNWARTGSLWPMTFGLACCAVEMIHAYMARYDLDRFGVIPRPSPRQSDVMIVAGTLCNKMAPALRKVYDQMAEPRWVISMGSCANGGGYYHYSYSVVRGCDRIVPVDIYVPGCPPTAEALVYGILQLQKKIKGGNRLIRA from the coding sequence ATGATGAGCAGCAGCAACCTCGTCACCACCAATACCAGCCCCCTGCCGCCCGGCGCGGCGCAGGAGGCCTATTTGAACGCGGTCACCACCGAACTGAACGACAAGGGCTTCCTGGTCGCCAAGTATGATGACCTGCTGAACTGGGCCCGCACTGGCTCGCTCTGGCCCATGACTTTCGGTCTGGCTTGCTGCGCCGTGGAAATGATTCACGCCTATATGGCGCGTTACGACCTTGACCGGTTCGGCGTCATTCCGCGTCCCAGCCCGCGTCAGTCCGACGTGATGATCGTGGCCGGCACGCTTTGCAACAAGATGGCCCCCGCGCTCCGCAAGGTTTATGACCAGATGGCCGAACCGCGCTGGGTGATCTCGATGGGCAGCTGCGCCAATGGCGGCGGCTACTATCATTATTCCTACTCGGTGGTGCGCGGTTGCGACCGCATCGTGCCCGTCGATATCTATGTGCCCGGTTGCCCGCCCACGGCGGAGGCGCTGGTTTACGGCATTCTGCAATTGCAGAAGAAGATCAAGGGCGGTAACCGCCTGATCCGCGCCTGA
- a CDS encoding NADH-quinone oxidoreductase subunit C has translation MSDEALKELGDYIGNALGAAVVKTEIAHGELAVTLTRAALFKGIQFLRDDSTTHCEMLADIAGVDYPDRAERFEVVYNLLSVKHNHRIRVKVATDEDTPVPSIVSLYPVAGWFEREAWDLYGIFFADNPDLRRILTDYGFEGHPLRKDFPLTGFVELRYDAEQRRVVYEPVKLTQDFRSFDFLSPWEGMTDVQLPGDEKAVIPLAARPAIADKR, from the coding sequence ATGAGCGACGAGGCCCTCAAGGAACTCGGTGACTATATCGGCAACGCCTTGGGCGCTGCTGTCGTGAAGACCGAGATCGCCCATGGCGAGCTGGCCGTGACCCTGACGCGCGCCGCGCTGTTCAAGGGCATCCAGTTCCTGCGCGACGATTCGACCACCCATTGCGAGATGCTTGCCGACATTGCCGGTGTGGACTATCCCGACCGTGCGGAGCGGTTTGAGGTGGTCTATAACCTGTTGTCGGTGAAGCATAATCACCGCATTCGCGTGAAGGTGGCGACGGACGAGGACACGCCCGTGCCCTCCATCGTGTCGCTGTACCCCGTGGCCGGCTGGTTCGAGCGTGAGGCCTGGGATCTCTACGGCATCTTCTTCGCCGACAATCCCGACCTGCGCCGCATCCTGACCGACTATGGGTTCGAGGGTCATCCGCTACGCAAGGATTTCCCGCTGACCGGCTTTGTCGAGCTGCGATATGACGCTGAACAGCGCCGCGTCGTCTATGAGCCGGTGAAGCTGACGCAGGATTTCCGCAGCTTCGACTTCCTGTCACCCTGGGAAGGGATGACGGATGTGCAGTTGCCAGGCGATGAGAAGGCCGTTATCCCGCTGGCGGCCCGTCCCGCCATCGCGGACAAGCGTTAA
- a CDS encoding NADH-quinone oxidoreductase subunit D: MNFGPQHPAAHGVLRLVMEMDGEVVERADPHIGLLHRGTEKLIEYKTYTQATPYFDRLDYVSPMSMEHTWVLAVEKLLGITPPKRGQYIRVLFAEITRVLNHLLNLTTFALDVGAITPALWGFEEREKLMEFYERVSGARLHANYFRPGGVNLDLPAGLADDIGAYFDTFPKFMDDLEGLLSENRVFKQRTVDIGVVSAADALAWGFSGPMLRGSNVAWDLRKAQPYDSYEEFDFDVPVGLTGDCYARYLVRMEEMKQSMHIIRQALDKLSKTPGPVKLNDRKVTPPTRGEMKRSMEALIHHFKLYTEGYHVPAGETYTATESPKGELGVYLVADGTNRPYRCKIRPTGFSHLQAMDFMSKGHMLADAVAIIGSMDIVFGEIDR; this comes from the coding sequence ATGAATTTCGGTCCCCAGCATCCGGCCGCCCACGGCGTGCTGCGTCTGGTGATGGAAATGGATGGCGAGGTGGTGGAACGTGCCGATCCGCATATCGGCCTGCTACACCGTGGCACTGAAAAGCTGATCGAGTACAAGACCTATACCCAGGCAACGCCTTATTTCGACCGGCTGGACTATGTGTCCCCGATGTCGATGGAGCACACCTGGGTCCTGGCCGTGGAAAAGCTGCTGGGCATCACCCCACCCAAGCGTGGCCAGTATATCCGCGTGCTGTTTGCGGAGATCACTCGCGTCCTGAACCACCTGCTGAACCTCACCACCTTCGCTCTGGACGTCGGCGCCATCACGCCCGCTCTCTGGGGCTTTGAAGAGCGTGAGAAGCTGATGGAGTTCTATGAGCGGGTTTCCGGTGCGCGCCTGCACGCGAACTATTTCCGTCCCGGCGGCGTGAACCTGGATCTGCCAGCTGGGCTGGCTGATGATATCGGCGCCTATTTCGATACATTCCCGAAGTTCATGGACGACCTGGAAGGGCTGTTGTCCGAGAACCGGGTGTTCAAGCAGCGTACGGTGGATATCGGTGTGGTCTCGGCGGCGGACGCGCTGGCCTGGGGCTTCTCCGGCCCGATGCTGCGCGGCTCCAACGTGGCTTGGGATCTGCGCAAGGCGCAGCCCTATGACAGCTATGAAGAGTTCGACTTCGACGTGCCGGTAGGCCTGACGGGTGACTGCTACGCCCGCTATCTGGTCCGCATGGAGGAGATGAAGCAGTCGATGCACATCATCCGCCAGGCGCTGGACAAGCTGTCCAAGACGCCGGGTCCGGTGAAGCTGAATGACCGCAAGGTCACGCCGCCGACCCGTGGTGAGATGAAGCGCTCGATGGAAGCGCTGATCCACCATTTCAAGCTGTACACCGAAGGCTACCACGTGCCGGCTGGCGAGACCTATACGGCGACCGAGTCGCCCAAGGGTGAACTGGGCGTCTATTTGGTCGCCGACGGGACGAACCGCCCGTACCGCTGCAAGATCCGCCCGACCGGTTTCTCGCACCTGCAGGCGATGGATTTCATGTCCAAGGGCCACATGCTCGCCGACGCCGTGGCGATCATCGGCTCCATGGACATTGTGTTCGGAGAGATTGATCGATGA
- the nuoE gene encoding NADH-quinone oxidoreductase subunit NuoE, translating to MSAAHSHGPAVAEPTSFEFTAENIELAKRIIAKYPEGRQQSAVMPLLDLAQRQCGGWLPKVAIDYVAHYLDMAPIRALEVASFYTMYNLKPVGKHFVQVCTTTPCWLRGSDEVLHACEKKLGVKPGQTTTDGQFTVIEVECLGACVNAPMMQIGDDFYEDLTAETTEKVLDALARGEKPATGPQNGRIRACAVGGPTTLIESAIKAGVKPAGQA from the coding sequence ATGAGTGCCGCCCATTCCCATGGCCCCGCTGTGGCGGAGCCGACCAGCTTCGAATTCACCGCAGAGAATATCGAGCTGGCCAAGCGCATCATCGCCAAGTACCCCGAAGGCCGACAACAAAGTGCGGTGATGCCGCTGCTCGATCTGGCCCAGCGTCAGTGCGGCGGCTGGCTACCCAAAGTCGCCATCGATTATGTGGCTCACTATCTCGACATGGCGCCGATCCGGGCGCTGGAGGTGGCGAGCTTCTATACGATGTACAATCTGAAGCCCGTCGGTAAGCATTTCGTTCAGGTCTGCACCACTACGCCCTGCTGGCTGCGCGGGTCGGATGAGGTGCTGCATGCCTGCGAGAAGAAGCTGGGCGTAAAGCCGGGTCAGACGACGACGGACGGCCAGTTCACGGTGATCGAGGTCGAATGCCTCGGCGCTTGCGTGAACGCGCCAATGATGCAGATCGGTGACGATTTCTATGAGGATCTGACGGCGGAGACGACCGAGAAGGTTCTGGACGCCCTGGCGCGTGGCGAGAAGCCGGCGACGGGTCCGCAGAATGGCCGTATCCGGGCCTGCGCCGTGGGTGGACCGACGACGCTGATCGAATCGGCCATCAAGGCGGGCGTGAAGCCCGCTGGTCAGGCCTAA
- the nuoF gene encoding NADH-quinone oxidoreductase subunit NuoF, with product MLRDEDRIFTNLYGFESPFLDGAKARGDWSGTKEILGLGRDKIIDLVKESGLRGRGGAGFSTGMKWSFMPKTSNGPVYLVVNADEGEPGTCKDREIMRHDPHKLIEGCLIAGFAIGATATYIYIRGEFYYEAANVQRAIDEAYASGLIGKNACGSGYDHDVYLHLGAGAYICGEETALIESLEGKKGQPRNKPPFPAMAGLYSRPTTVNNVESIAVVPTILRRGPSWFANLGRPKNSGTKLFCVSGHVNQPATVEEEMGIPLKELIEKHCGGVRGGWDNLLAIIPGGSSVPLLPKEICDTVLMDFDSLRDVRSGLGTAAVIVMDKSTDIVKAIARLSKFYMHESCGQCTPCREGTGWMWRVMERLVKGNAHVEEIDMLLDVTKQVEGHTICALGDAAAWPIQGLMRHFRPEVERRILEYRTRADRGARVAAE from the coding sequence ATGCTTCGCGATGAAGACCGCATCTTCACCAACCTCTACGGTTTCGAAAGCCCGTTCCTGGACGGGGCCAAGGCCCGTGGCGACTGGTCCGGGACCAAGGAAATCCTGGGCCTGGGTCGGGACAAGATCATTGATCTGGTGAAGGAATCGGGCCTGCGCGGTCGCGGCGGCGCCGGATTCTCCACGGGTATGAAGTGGTCCTTCATGCCCAAGACCAGCAATGGCCCCGTTTATCTGGTGGTGAACGCCGACGAGGGCGAACCCGGTACCTGTAAGGACCGGGAGATCATGCGCCATGATCCGCACAAGCTGATCGAAGGCTGCCTGATCGCGGGTTTCGCCATCGGTGCCACCGCCACCTATATCTATATCCGGGGTGAGTTCTATTACGAAGCCGCCAACGTTCAGCGCGCTATCGACGAGGCTTACGCCTCGGGCCTGATCGGCAAGAACGCCTGCGGTTCCGGCTATGATCACGACGTCTATCTGCATCTGGGTGCGGGCGCCTATATCTGCGGCGAAGAGACGGCGCTGATCGAAAGCCTGGAAGGCAAGAAGGGGCAGCCCCGCAACAAGCCCCCGTTCCCCGCCATGGCCGGCCTCTACAGCCGCCCTACGACGGTGAACAATGTCGAATCCATCGCGGTGGTGCCGACCATTCTGCGTCGCGGCCCCTCCTGGTTCGCCAATCTGGGACGCCCCAAGAACAGCGGCACCAAGCTGTTCTGCGTGTCGGGCCATGTGAATCAGCCCGCGACTGTCGAAGAAGAGATGGGCATTCCGCTCAAGGAACTGATCGAGAAGCATTGCGGCGGCGTGCGTGGCGGCTGGGACAATTTGCTGGCCATCATCCCCGGTGGTTCCTCGGTTCCGCTGCTGCCCAAGGAAATCTGCGACACCGTCCTGATGGATTTCGACAGCCTGCGTGACGTCCGTTCGGGCCTCGGCACCGCTGCCGTCATCGTCATGGACAAGTCCACCGACATCGTGAAAGCCATTGCGCGGCTGTCCAAGTTCTACATGCATGAAAGCTGCGGCCAGTGCACGCCGTGCCGTGAGGGCACGGGTTGGATGTGGCGCGTCATGGAACGTCTGGTGAAGGGCAATGCACATGTCGAGGAAATCGACATGCTGCTGGACGTCACCAAGCAGGTCGAAGGCCACACCATCTGCGCCCTTGGTGACGCGGCGGCGTGGCCGATCCAGGGTCTGATGCGCCATTTCCGCCCGGAAGTGGAACGCCGCATCCTGGAATACCGCACGCGCGCCGATCGCGGCGCTCGCGTGGCGGCCGAGTAA
- the nuoG gene encoding NADH-quinone oxidoreductase subunit NuoG — translation MPKLTIDGVEIEVAPGTSVLQACEQLGIEVPRFCYHERLSVPANCRMCLVEVERMPKPAASCALPVGEGMVVKTNTPNVHKARKGVMEFLLINHPLDCPICDQGGECDLQDQAVSYGYDRSRFEENKRTVSDKYMGPLIKTFMTRCIQCTRCIRFVDEIAGVPALGGLARGEHLEITPALEAGVNSEMSGNLVDVCPVGALTSKPYSFNARPWELRKTESIDVMDAVGSNIRIDARGGEVLRVLPRLNEDVNEEWISDKTRYAIDGLKRQRLDRPYVRGADGKLKPATWAEAFAAIKAKVAGVAGSKIAGVAGDLVDVESTVALKDLLNALGSQNLDCRQDGATFDASNRAGYIFNSGIAGIENADVVLLIGTNPRWEAPLVNSRIRKTYLTGKLKKVAVVGQNIDLTYPTEWLGNSGSVLTDLANGTHPFAETLRNAKNPLIILGAGALRRGDGPAVQAAARKLAETVGAVREDWNGFNVLHLAAGRVGALDAGFLPGAGGHDLGGILSGAQKGEIEVVYLLGADEIEADRFGKAFVIYQGHHGDRGAHRADVILPGAAYTEKNATYVNTEGRVQQARLAAFPLGEAREDWKILRALSAELGQTLPYDTLAQLRQRMIALNPVFGALDRMVPASWGPFGTEGAVADAHFTSPVENFYMTDPISRASQTMADCTEAFLKPALAAAAAE, via the coding sequence ATGCCCAAACTGACCATTGACGGCGTCGAGATCGAAGTCGCCCCCGGTACCTCGGTGCTTCAGGCCTGCGAACAGCTCGGCATCGAAGTGCCGCGCTTCTGCTATCATGAGCGCCTGTCCGTGCCGGCCAATTGCCGCATGTGCCTGGTGGAAGTGGAACGGATGCCCAAGCCGGCCGCCTCCTGCGCGCTGCCGGTGGGTGAGGGGATGGTGGTGAAGACCAACACCCCCAACGTCCACAAGGCCCGCAAGGGCGTGATGGAATTCCTGCTGATCAACCATCCGCTGGACTGCCCCATCTGCGACCAGGGTGGCGAATGCGACCTGCAGGATCAGGCCGTGTCCTACGGCTATGATCGCAGCCGCTTTGAAGAGAATAAGCGCACCGTCAGCGACAAGTACATGGGTCCGCTGATCAAGACCTTCATGACCCGCTGCATCCAGTGCACGCGCTGCATCCGCTTTGTGGATGAAATCGCAGGTGTACCGGCGCTGGGCGGTCTGGCCCGTGGTGAGCATCTGGAAATTACGCCGGCGCTGGAAGCCGGTGTGAATTCCGAAATGTCGGGCAATCTGGTCGATGTCTGCCCCGTGGGGGCCTTGACCTCCAAGCCTTACTCGTTCAATGCCCGGCCCTGGGAACTGCGCAAGACGGAAAGCATCGACGTCATGGACGCGGTGGGTTCCAACATCCGCATCGACGCCCGCGGCGGTGAGGTTCTGCGCGTTCTGCCGCGCTTGAACGAGGATGTGAACGAGGAATGGATCAGCGACAAGACGCGCTACGCCATTGATGGACTTAAGCGTCAGCGTCTGGACCGTCCCTATGTGCGTGGTGCCGATGGCAAGCTGAAGCCGGCTACCTGGGCCGAGGCGTTTGCCGCCATCAAGGCCAAGGTCGCTGGTGTCGCCGGTTCCAAGATCGCTGGTGTGGCCGGCGATCTGGTCGATGTCGAAAGCACGGTCGCGCTGAAGGATCTGTTGAACGCGCTGGGTTCCCAGAACCTGGATTGCCGTCAGGACGGGGCGACTTTCGATGCGTCGAACCGCGCCGGCTACATATTCAATAGCGGCATTGCCGGGATTGAGAATGCCGATGTCGTCCTGCTGATCGGGACCAATCCGCGCTGGGAAGCGCCGCTGGTGAATTCCCGTATCCGCAAGACCTACCTGACTGGCAAGCTGAAAAAGGTTGCCGTTGTCGGCCAGAATATCGACCTGACCTACCCGACCGAGTGGCTGGGCAATTCCGGTTCGGTCCTGACCGATCTGGCCAATGGCACGCATCCGTTCGCGGAGACGCTGCGCAATGCCAAGAACCCCCTGATCATCCTGGGCGCCGGTGCGCTGCGTCGTGGCGATGGCCCGGCAGTGCAGGCGGCGGCCCGGAAGCTGGCGGAAACGGTCGGCGCTGTGCGCGAGGACTGGAACGGTTTCAACGTGCTGCACCTGGCCGCTGGCCGCGTCGGCGCGCTGGATGCCGGTTTCCTGCCCGGTGCCGGCGGCCATGACCTGGGCGGTATCCTGTCGGGTGCGCAGAAGGGCGAGATCGAGGTTGTGTACCTGCTGGGTGCTGACGAGATTGAGGCCGACCGTTTCGGCAAGGCCTTCGTAATCTATCAGGGTCACCATGGCGACCGTGGCGCCCATCGCGCCGACGTCATCCTGCCGGGTGCCGCCTATACGGAAAAGAACGCCACCTACGTCAACACCGAAGGCCGTGTGCAGCAGGCCCGCCTGGCCGCCTTCCCCCTGGGTGAGGCGCGCGAGGACTGGAAGATCCTGCGCGCCCTGTCGGCGGAGCTGGGTCAGACGCTGCCCTATGACACGCTGGCGCAGCTGCGCCAGCGCATGATCGCCTTGAACCCGGTGTTTGGCGCGCTGGACCGTATGGTGCCGGCATCCTGGGGCCCGTTCGGGACCGAGGGTGCGGTGGCCGACGCGCACTTCACCTCGCCGGTGGAGAATTTCTACATGACCGACCCGATCAGCCGTGCGTCGCAGACCATGGCCGATTGTACGGAAGCCTTTCTGAAGCCGGCCCTGGCGGCCGCCGCGGCGGAGTAA
- the nuoH gene encoding NADH-quinone oxidoreductase subunit NuoH: MWEFWAELPLVVRIVAGIVTIVVPLLIGMAMLTYFERKVMAAMQLRQGPNVVGPFGLLQPFADGLKLLAKETVIPTGANAGVFVAAPMLTFLLALVAWAVIPFGEGLVLADINVGVLYLFAISSLGVYGIIMAGWASNSKYAFLGGLRAAAQMVSYEVSIGLVIITVLLCVGSLNLSKIVEAQKTVWFFIPLFPMFIIFFISALAETNRAPFDLPEGESELSGGFNVEYSSMTFALFFLGEYINMILMSGMTTVLFLGGWLPPLDIAPLNWIPGPLWFIAKICFVLFCFIWVRATLPRYRYDQLMRLGWKVFLPFSLIWVVLTSGVLVYFDLLPK, encoded by the coding sequence ATGTGGGAATTCTGGGCTGAACTGCCGCTGGTCGTCCGTATCGTCGCGGGCATCGTCACCATCGTGGTGCCGCTGCTGATCGGCATGGCGATGCTGACCTATTTTGAACGCAAGGTGATGGCTGCGATGCAGCTGCGCCAGGGGCCGAATGTCGTCGGTCCCTTCGGTCTTTTGCAGCCCTTCGCCGATGGTCTGAAGCTGCTGGCCAAGGAAACCGTCATTCCGACGGGTGCCAATGCCGGCGTCTTCGTGGCCGCCCCGATGCTGACCTTCCTCCTGGCCCTGGTGGCCTGGGCAGTGATTCCGTTCGGTGAGGGTCTGGTGCTGGCCGACATTAATGTTGGTGTGCTGTACCTGTTCGCGATCTCCTCGCTGGGCGTGTACGGCATCATCATGGCCGGCTGGGCATCCAACTCCAAATACGCTTTCCTGGGCGGTTTGCGCGCGGCGGCGCAGATGGTGTCGTATGAGGTCTCCATCGGCCTCGTCATCATCACCGTCCTGCTTTGCGTCGGCTCGCTGAACCTGTCGAAGATCGTGGAAGCGCAGAAGACCGTCTGGTTCTTCATCCCGCTGTTCCCGATGTTCATCATCTTCTTCATCTCGGCCCTGGCCGAGACGAACCGCGCCCCGTTCGACTTGCCTGAAGGTGAGTCGGAGCTGTCGGGCGGCTTCAACGTCGAATATTCGTCGATGACCTTCGCCCTGTTCTTCCTGGGTGAATACATCAACATGATCCTGATGAGCGGCATGACGACGGTGCTGTTCCTGGGTGGCTGGCTGCCGCCTCTGGATATCGCACCGCTGAACTGGATTCCGGGTCCGCTCTGGTTCATCGCCAAGATCTGCTTCGTGCTGTTCTGCTTCATCTGGGTCCGGGCGACGCTGCCGCGTTACCGCTATGACCAACTGATGCGTCTGGGGTGGAAGGTGTTCCTGCCGTTCTCCCTGATCTGGGTGGTGCTGACATCCGGTGTGCTGGTCTATTTCGACCTGCTGCCCAAGTGA